Proteins encoded within one genomic window of Brassica rapa cultivar Chiifu-401-42 chromosome A09, CAAS_Brap_v3.01, whole genome shotgun sequence:
- the LOC103838736 gene encoding G-type lectin S-receptor-like serine/threonine-protein kinase At5g35370: MRSVFLLLFFCLYLLFVSVSCGSFKEFVYPNFTASNLRFIDSSKGAFLFSPNSIFKAGLFSPGDDSSSDFYFSIIHVDSDSTIWSSNRDSPVSRAGKMNLSPQGISVIEDGVNQTPVWSTPVLASPVHSLRLTDSGNLLLLDRLNASLWESFRFPTDTIVLGQRLPVGMFLSGSVSRYNLSQGDYKFVVVETGGFMKWRGQNYWKLRMHTQANVDSNFPVEFLTVTTSGLALMGRNGTTAVIRVPLPPSSDFRVAKMDPSGKFIVSRFSGKDMVTEISGPMDPCQVPLVCGKLRVCYLDNDSENESCSCVDGMRLDAGKNTCVPVNQSLSLPVTCEGSNVSYFELGHGLSYFSTRFTDPVEHDIELSTCHDLCSKNCSCLGVFYENTSRSCYLVKDSFGSLSLVTNSKDNHDLIGYVKLSVKKMNAPHQPPGGKTSFPLIALVLLPCSGFFLVIALGFLWWRRCAVMRYSSIREKQATRLGSFGSGDLGSFRIPGLPRKFEFEELEQATENFKLQIGSGGFGAVYKGTLPDETLIAVKKITNHGLNGRQEFCTEIAVIGNIRHANLVKLRGFCARGRQLLLVYEYMNHGSLEKTLFGGNGPVLEWQERFDIALGTARGLAYLHSGCEQKIIHCDVKPENILLHDHFQPKISDFGLSKLLSQEESSLFTTMRGTRGYLAPEWITNTAISEKADVYSYGMVLLELVSGRKNCLFRSRSNSAAEENHQNNNSSTTTTTSSGLVYFPLYALDMHEQGSYMELADPRLEGRVTSQEVAKLVRIALCCVHEEPALRPTMAAVVGMFEGTIPVGNPRMESLNFLRFYGLRFAESSIVEGGNGESDNMGFHRRESSNSGGSRQSASYVASQEVSGPR, translated from the coding sequence ATGAGATCGGTGTTTCTGTTGTTGTTCTTTTGTCTCTATCTTCTCTTTGTCTCGGTCTCATGTGGCTCTTTCAAAGAATTTGTCTATCCAAATTTCACTGCTTCTAACCTCAGATTCATCGACAGCTCCAAAGGAGCTTTCCTCTTCTCCCCTAACTCCATCTTCAAAGCCGGTTTATTCAGTCCAGGAGACGACTCCTCTTCCGATTTCTACTTCTCAATCATCCACGTCGACTCCGATTCCACAATCTGGTCTTCGAATCGTGACTCTCCCGTTTCGAGGGCGGGGAAAATGAACCTCTCCCCTCAAGGAATCTCCGTTATCGAAGACGGTGTAAACCAAACACCGGTTTGGTCAACGCCGGTTTTAGCCTCTCCGGTTCACTCCCTTCGGTTAACGGACTCGGGAAACCTCCTTTTGCTCGATCGTCTCAACGCTTCTCTTTGGGAAAGCTTTAGATTTCCCACGGACACGATCGTTCTCGGACAAAGACTTCCCGTTGGGATGTTCTTGTCCGGATCCGTGTCACGGTACAATCTCTCCCAGGGAGATTATAAATTCGTCGTCGTTGAAACTGGTGGGTTTATGAAGTGGAGAGGACAGAACTACTGGAAGCTGAGGATGCATACACAAGCCAACGTCGATTCAAATTTTCCCGTCGAGTTTTTAACCGTCACTACTTCTGGATTGGCTTTAATGGGAAGGAACGGGACGACGGCGGTAATCCGTGTGCCGTTACCGCCGTCCTCCGACTTTCGAGTAGCCAAGATGGATCCGTCTGGTAAATTTATCGTTAGTAGATTCTCTGGTAAAGATATGGTCACGGAGATCTCTGGTCCTATGGATCCATGTCAAGTTCCGTTAGTGTGCGGAAAGCTCAGGGTTTGCTATCTTGATAACGATTCGGAAAACGAGAGCTGTTCGTGTGTGGATGGGATGCGGTTAGATGCGGGCAAGAATACATGCGTTCCGGTTAACCAATCGTTGAGTTTACCTGTTACTTGCGAAGGAAGCAATGTTTCGTATTTCGAACTCGGTCACGGTCTGTCTTACTTCTCAACTAGATTCACAGATCCTGTGGAACACGATATCGAGTTATCGACGTGTCATGATCTATGCAGTAAGAATTGCTCGTGCCTGGGTGTTTTCTACGAGAACACGTCTCGGTCTTGCTATTTGGTAAAGGATTCGTTTGGGTCTCTCTCTCTAGTAACGAACTCAAAAGACAATCATGATCTTATCGGATACGTAAAGTTGTCGGTGAAAAAAATGAATGCTCCTCATCAACCACCTGGAGGTAAAACTAGTTTTCCTTTGATCGCGCTTGTGCTATTACCATGCTCTGGTTTCTTCCTTGTGATTGCATTGGGGTTTCTCTGGTGGAGAAGATGCGCGGTAATGAGATACAGCAGCATCCGTGAGAAGCAAGCAACTAGACTAGGCTCGTTCGGATCAGGAGATCTAGGATCTTTCCGTATCCCTGGCTTACCTCGGAAATTCGAATTCGAAGAGCTTGAGCAAGCGACGGAGAATTTCAAGTTGCAGATAGGATCAGGCGGATTCGGTGCGGTTTACAAAGGAACTCTCCCTGACGAAACCCTAATCGCGGTCAAGAAAATTACAAACCATGGGCTTAACGGTAGACAAGAGTTCTGCACGGAGATAGCGGTCATTGGCAATATCCGGCACGCGAATCTAGTGAAACTCCGAGGCTTCTGTGCTCGCGGTAGGCAGTTACTGTTGGTCTACGAGTACATGAACCACGGGTCGTTGGAAAAGACATTGTTCGGAGGGAACGGTCCAGTGCTTGAGTGGCAAGAAAGGTTTGATATAGCGCTTGGAACGGCGCGTGGGCTGGCCTATCTACACAGTGGATGCGAGCAAAAGATCATACACTGCGACGTGAAACCcgaaaacattttattacacGATCATTTCCAGCCGAAGATATCTGATTTCGGGTTATCGAAGCTTTTAAGCCAAGAAGAGTCGAGTTTGTTCACCACCATGAGAGGCACACGAGGCTATTTAGCTCCCGAGTGGATCACAAACACGGCTATCTCCGAGAAAGCCGACGTTTACAGCTACGGGATGGTGTTGTTAGAGCTAGTGAGTGGTCGGAAAAACTGCTTGTTCCGGTCAAGGAGCAACAGCGCAGCGGAGGAGAATCATCAGAACAACAACTCTTCCACGACAACGACCACGAGTTCTGGTTTGGTTTATTTTCCGTTGTACGCTTTGGATATGCACGAACAAGGGAGTTACATGGAGCTAGCGGACCCGAGGCTAGAGGGTCGGGTGACGAGCCAAGAGGTTGCGAAGTTGGTTCGGATAGCTTTGTGTTGTGTTCACGAGGAGCCGGCTCTGAGGCCGACGATGGCGGCGGTTGTTGGTATGTTCGAGGGGACCATACCGGTGGGGAACCCGAGGATGGAGTCGCTCAACTTCTTGAGGTTTTATGGGTTGAGGTTTGCGGAGTCTTCTATTGTTGAAGGGGGAAATGGGGAGAGTGACAATATGGGTTTTCACCGGAGAGAGAGCTCTAATAGTGGCGGCTCTAGGCAGTCAGCTTCTTACGTGGCATCACAGGAGGTGTCGGGTCCGCGGTGA
- the LOC117128022 gene encoding uncharacterized protein LOC117128022 isoform X1 yields MGQDYSYTQPSSSDEYDLTSLLEAEAALYAEEAESSYNIGEPVQCPPQPFQYLCGGHTNAEEMRAFETQLSLLKDQVRASDQKLATLEKTLCDELCKKTSWVTILGVSLLLSLLLLIAVIILGGTASKDSRRLSNVQKSGENDDDLMKAALDYYFKDQGHKFGMEHAWRELRHDQKWCSSCKDSGKDKRKHVVEVDIDEEEGRPVGVKAAKAASKKKKSGKEEELSRLQTIMEIKQKLSNQKLLDRLLAKKVPLTEMETSLKLKLMSEML; encoded by the exons ATGGGCCAAGACTATAGCTACACCCAGCCTTCCTCATCAGACGAGTATGACTTGACCTCACTGCTTGAAGCTGAAGCGGCTTTGTACGCCGAAGAAGCTGAGAGTAGCTACAACATTGGTGAGCCTGTTCAGTGCCCACCTCAGCCGTTTCAGTACTTATGTGGGGGACATACAAATGCGGAGGAGATGCGTGCCTTTGAGACACAACTTAGTCTTCTCAAGGATCAAGTTCGTGCGAGTGACCAGAAGCTGGCTACGCTCGAGAAGACCCTGTGTGATGAGTTATGCAAGAAGACATCATGGGTTACAATTCTTGGAGTATCTCTTCTGCTGAGCCTTTTACTTTTAATAGCGGTGATAATTCTTGGAG GAACAGCTTCGAAGGATAGTAGAAGACTATCTAACGTG CAGAAAAGCGGTGAAAACGATGATGATCTGATGAAAGCCGCACTAGACTACTACTTCAAGGATCAAGGCCACAAGTTTGGCATGGAACACGCCTGGAGGGAGCTGAGGCATGACCAGAAATGGTGCTCATCATGTAAAGACAGTGGGAAGGATAAGCGCAAACATGTCGTGGAGGTTGATATAGATGAGGAAGAGGGCAGACCGGTCGGGGTCAAGGCAGCGAAAGCTGcttctaagaagaagaagagtgggaAAGAAGAGGAGTTGTCGCGTTTACAAACCATCATGGAGATTAAACAGAAACTCTCTAACCAGAAACTTCTTGATCGTTTATTAGCTAAAAAAGTGCCATTAACTGAGATGGAAACATCACTTAAGCTGAAGTTAATGTCTGAAATGTTATGA
- the LOC117128022 gene encoding uncharacterized protein LOC117128022 isoform X2: MGQDYSYTQPSSSDEYDLTSLLEAEAALYAEEAESSYNIGEPVQCPPQPFQYLCGGHTNAEEMRAFETQLSLLKDQVRASDQKLATLEKTLCDELCKKTSWVTILGVSLLLSLLLLIAVIILGGTASKDSRRLSNVETVFKVPQ; this comes from the exons ATGGGCCAAGACTATAGCTACACCCAGCCTTCCTCATCAGACGAGTATGACTTGACCTCACTGCTTGAAGCTGAAGCGGCTTTGTACGCCGAAGAAGCTGAGAGTAGCTACAACATTGGTGAGCCTGTTCAGTGCCCACCTCAGCCGTTTCAGTACTTATGTGGGGGACATACAAATGCGGAGGAGATGCGTGCCTTTGAGACACAACTTAGTCTTCTCAAGGATCAAGTTCGTGCGAGTGACCAGAAGCTGGCTACGCTCGAGAAGACCCTGTGTGATGAGTTATGCAAGAAGACATCATGGGTTACAATTCTTGGAGTATCTCTTCTGCTGAGCCTTTTACTTTTAATAGCGGTGATAATTCTTGGAG GAACAGCTTCGAAGGATAGTAGAAGACTATCTAACGTGGAGACTGTCTTTAAG GTTCCGCAGTAA
- the LOC103838737 gene encoding carboxypeptidase T yields MRLQPPLLIICYAILSFLQPFLLLVLAQTNPSVTPINWDLYHSSDDLVEQIHSLVHRHPDKLSIETFKSGNKGYNAEVNVVTYCRGGRQSDDRSNFRILLTFGQHGRELITSELAFRILSILSEEQFLPNINGGANLNNTLLDKLVIKLVPIENFNGRKRVEAGDLCERRNGRGVDLNRNWGVDWGKKEKDYDPYEENPGTAPFSEPETQIMRKLALSFDPHIWINVHSGMEALFMPYDHKNTTPEGLPSQKMRSLLEKVDKLHCQNRCMIGSGGGSVGYLAHGTATDYIYDVVRTPMAFTFEIYGDNQTSSRDCFKMFNPVDLPTFKTLLNDWSAAFFTIFKLGPFHLDQNSTKAAEKWVSIDEYLDGYLVERKNRYGKNMEVIDVGMQEIKTYFRLFLLSSVLLMFMFCSRIAKSKYGRNSIPVVMQ; encoded by the exons ATGCGTCTGCAACCTCCTCTTCTAATAATATGTTACGCCATCTTATCCTTCCTCCAACCATTTCTATTACTCGTTCTCGCCCAAACTAACCCTTCCGTTACTCCAATCAACTGGGATCTCTACCACTCCAG TGATGATTTAGTGGAGCAAATACACTCTTTGGTACATCGCCATCCTGATAAGCTTTCG ATTGAGACGTTTAAATCTGGAAACAAGGGCTACAATGCCGAGGTCAACGTGGTTACTTACTGTCGGGGTGGAAGACAGAGTGATGACAGATCAAACTTTAGAATCCTTCTT ACTTTTGGGCAGCATGGGAGAGAGCTTATCACCTCTGAACTCGCCTTTCGGATTTTGTCCATTCTCAGCGAAGAACAGTTCTTACCGAACATTAATGGAGGAGCAAACCTCAACAACACCCTCCTAGACAAGCTTGTCATTAAG cTGGTTCCTATAGAAAACTTTAATGGGCGAAAACGCGTTGAAGCTGGTGATCTTTGTGAACGCAGAAATG GAAGAGGAGTTGACTTGAACCGAAATTGGGGCGTTGACTGGGGCAAGAAAGAAAAA GACTATGATCCATATGAAGAGAATCCTGGAACTGCTCCGTTTAGTGAGCCTGAAACTCAAATAATGCGGAAGCTAGCTTTATCTTTTGATCCTCACATTTGGATAAACGTGCATTCTGGAATGGAG GCTTTATTTATGCCATATGACCACAAAAACACAACCCCGGAAGGATTGCCTTCTCAGAAGATGAGGTCCTTGCTTGAAAAGGTGGATAAACTTCATTGCCAAAACCGTTGCATGATTGGATCTGGCGGAGGCTCTGTTGG GTACCTGGCACATGGTACAGCAAcagattatatatatgatgttgTAAGGACACCAATGGCTTTCACCTTTGAG ATATATGGGGACAACCAGACTTCTTCAAGAGATTGCTTTAAAATGTTCAACCCTGTTGATCTACCCACTTTCAAG ACACTTCTCAACGACTGGTCTGCTGCCTTCTTCACAATTTTCAAATTGGGACCGTTTCATTTAGACCAAAACAGTACCAAGGCTGCAGAGAAATGGGTGTCCATAGATGAGTATTTGGACGGCTATTTGGTGGAAAGGAAGAACAGATATGGGAAGAATATGGAAGTGATCGATGTCGGAATGCAGGAGATTAAGACTTACTTCAGGCTCTTCTTGTTGTCCTCGGTACTTCTGATGTTCATGTTCTGTTCCAGGATCGCCAAGAGCAAGTATGGTAGAAACTCCATACCTGTTGTCATGCAATGA